One stretch of Ktedonobacteraceae bacterium DNA includes these proteins:
- a CDS encoding ornithine carbamoyltransferase, producing MKTNLRGRDFISTQEWTKEELETVLHLAFDLKMKWGLDLPTRLLEDKTLFMLFFFSSTRTRNSFEAGMTRLGGHAIFLEPDKMQISHGDTPKEIGKILSAYGHGIAIRHCDWGEGNKYLRDVAEYASVPVINMQCDIYHPCQAMADLMTVIEKKGDLRGKKVVMSWAYAKSYTKPLSLPQSVIELFTQFGADVTLAHPPEFELMPEILDNAASNARKTGGSFKIVHDMDEAFVGADVVYPKSWGPLVAVKDPSKLTDTIRRYESWICDERRMSLAKEDAIYMHCLPADRGVEVTDAVIDGPQSVVYDQAENRMHAQNAIMALTMGGR from the coding sequence ATGAAAACCAATTTACGCGGACGAGATTTTATCAGTACGCAGGAATGGACAAAAGAAGAATTAGAGACTGTGCTGCACCTGGCATTCGACCTCAAAATGAAATGGGGACTTGACCTGCCAACGCGCTTGCTGGAAGACAAAACGCTCTTCATGCTCTTTTTCTTTTCCTCGACACGCACGCGCAACTCGTTCGAGGCCGGAATGACGCGCCTAGGTGGGCATGCTATTTTCCTCGAACCCGATAAGATGCAGATTTCACACGGTGACACGCCAAAGGAGATCGGCAAAATACTCTCCGCCTACGGACACGGCATCGCCATCCGGCACTGCGACTGGGGCGAGGGCAACAAATACCTGCGCGATGTCGCGGAATACGCCAGCGTGCCTGTCATCAACATGCAATGTGATATCTACCATCCCTGCCAGGCCATGGCCGACCTGATGACCGTGATCGAAAAGAAGGGCGACCTGCGCGGCAAAAAAGTCGTCATGTCCTGGGCCTATGCCAAATCCTATACCAAGCCGCTTTCGCTTCCGCAGTCGGTCATCGAACTCTTCACGCAGTTCGGAGCCGATGTCACACTGGCTCATCCACCCGAATTTGAACTGATGCCGGAAATCCTGGACAATGCGGCTTCTAATGCGCGCAAGACCGGCGGTAGTTTCAAAATCGTCCACGACATGGATGAGGCTTTTGTGGGGGCCGACGTTGTCTATCCCAAGAGCTGGGGGCCGCTCGTCGCGGTAAAGGACCCATCGAAGCTCACCGATACGATTCGCCGCTACGAAAGCTGGATTTGCGACGAGCGGCGTATGTCCCTGGCAAAAGAGGATGCCATCTACATGCACTGCTTGCCGGCAGACCGCGGCGTCGAGGTCACGGATGCCGTGATCGACGGCCCGCAGTCCGTCGTCTACGACCAGGCCGAAAACCGCATGCACGCCCAGAACGCGATTATGGCCCTGACGATGGGCGGAAGATAA
- a CDS encoding nuclear transport factor 2 family protein, giving the protein MSKTQTVEAFSEAMEARDWDKVATYLSDDFTLSGPTPQPVGKKEFIAIQSAFMNAFPDWSFNLGSLEEQGDKVVATVHITGTHTRDLQVPGLPPIPATNKAVALPEEHLEFTFQGDKIASLSSDNVPGGGVPGVLQQIGVPLPSQT; this is encoded by the coding sequence ATGAGTAAAACACAGACCGTCGAGGCCTTTTCCGAGGCCATGGAAGCGCGCGATTGGGACAAAGTAGCCACGTACCTGTCGGATGATTTCACGCTCAGTGGCCCAACACCGCAACCGGTCGGGAAAAAAGAATTCATCGCCATCCAGAGCGCATTTATGAATGCTTTCCCTGACTGGTCATTCAACCTGGGTTCTCTGGAAGAGCAGGGCGACAAAGTGGTAGCAACAGTACACATTACCGGCACGCATACTAGAGACTTGCAGGTCCCAGGTCTCCCGCCCATTCCGGCAACCAACAAAGCGGTTGCCTTACCCGAAGAACATCTGGAGTTCACATTCCAGGGTGATAAAATTGCCAGCCTATCCTCGGATAATGTACCTGGTGGTGGCGTTCCAGGCGTATTGCAACAGATCGGTGTGCCACTTCCCTCGCAGACATAG